GAGTCGGGCCGCGAGGACGTACGACTCCAGGCGCATCCTGCGTTCGTTGTCCGCGGAGGTGCCGGCCGCGAGGGTCGCCAGGCGGGCCACCCGGTCGTACTCCTCGCGCAGCGGCCCGAGCCTGCGCACGGACGCGGTGGCCCGGTGCGTGAGCCGGTCCAGCTCGGTGCAGCGGCGGGCCGCCGCGTCCCGCACGGAGGCGGCTTCGCGCATGCGCCGCACGGCCACGGCGGCGCTCTGCTCGGCGGCCCGGACGTCGGCGGGCGGCAGGTCCGCGGCGGCGGCCGTCTCGGCCTCCGCGAGCACCGCGCGGACCGTCGCCTCCTCCTGCTGCCAGGTATCGAGCCGTCGTTGCAGCTCCCGGTGGGCCACGTCGTCGAGGAGTGCCGCCGCGGCGGCCTGCGGTGTGTCGAACCCGGCGCGGAAGGCAGCGTCGGCGAGTCGCGCGTCGGCGTCCTTGAGCCGCTGCGCGGTGTCCGCCGCGACGCGCGCGCTGTCCGCGGCCTCGGTGAGCGTCGAGACCTGCCGCTCCAGCTGGGCGGCCCGCGCCGCCACGCTGCTTGCCGCACCTCTGGCCTGCGCCAACTCCTCCTCCAGAGTGGCTGCTTCACGGGCGAGGGCGTCCCGGCGCGCGCTCCGTGAGGCGGCGCGCACCGCGGCCTCCTGGTGGGCGGCGAGCCTGCGCTCGTGCTCGTGCCCGGCCTGCCGGAGCGCCTCGCCCGCCACGTGCAGCCCGGAGGCCGCGTCCCGTGCCTCGGCGTGCAGCGCCTCCAGCTCCTCGGCCTGCTCGGCGAGTCGGGCGGTGGGAGTGTCGCCCGCCTCCGCGGTCGCGGCGGCCAGCGCCTCGCGCACCACCGCGAGACGGCGCTCCTCCTCCGCACGTCGTTCGTCGGCGCTCTGGTAGGCGGCGAGCGCGGCGTCCTCGGCCCGCTGGTCGACGTGCCCGTCGACCTTCCGGGCAGGAGCGGGGTGCTCGGTGGCGCCGCAGACGGCGCAGGCCGCCCCGGTCACGAGGTTCGCGGCGAGTTCCGCGGCGATGCCCTTGAGCCGCTGTTCCTTCAGGTCCAGCCAGTGGGTGCGCGCGTCCGCCGCCTGTTCGCGCGCGGCGAGCACGCGCGCGTGGGCCTCGTCGGTGTCCCCGGCGAGCTGGTCGCGCAGCCGGGCCGCCCCGAGCCGGGCCCGGGCCGGCTCGCGCTGCACGGCGAGTTGCTCGGCTCGGGTGGCGGCCTCCTGGGCGGCCTCGATACGGGCCTGGAGGCCGGCCTTGGTCGTCTCCCACCCGGCGAGCCACTGCTCGGCGTCGCGCAGCACCTCCTCGTCGGCGCGCTCCTGACGGTCCAACTTGGTTCGTTCGTCGGCGAGTTGGGTGAGCCGCTGCTCACCCCGGCGGGCCGACTCCAGGCCGCCCAGCTCTTCGGCGGCCTTCCGCGCGGCGGCGGCGAGACCCGTGGCCCCTGCCTCGGCGAAGGTCCCGGCCCCGGTGGAGGTCCCGGCCCCGGAGAACGCCTCGGAGAGCCGTGCACGCGCGCGTGCCTCGGCGTCGGCCGCCCGCCGGTGCTCGGCCTCGGTCGCCTCGCGCAGCGCGAGCGCGGGCGCCACCGCCTCGGCCTTGCGGGCCCGATCCATCCGCGTGCGGTCCTCGCGGTGGACCTCCGAGCGCTCCGCCAGCCGGGCGGCCCGCTCCCCCGCCTCGGCGAACCGCCGCTGCAGCCGCGCGACGTCGCGGACGTCCTCCAGTACGCGGGCCGCGGCGGCCTGCGCCGACTCGGTGGCCGCCTGGGCGCGGTGAGCGATCGTGGACCACTCGCGGGCCGTACTCCGGTGGATCGCCGCCCACTCCAGCACGGCCTCGGCCAGCCGCGGTTCGCCCGGCGCGAGGTCGGGCAGCGGCAGTTCGACGAGGTCGCCGGCCGCCTGCTGCATCCGGTGTGCGTCGGCGAGCAGCTCGGCGTCCCCGGCACGCACCTGTGTCTCGGCCGTGCGCCTGCGTTCGGCCAGGCGCTGCTCGACGGCGGCGAAACGCTGGGTGTCGAAGAGGCGGCCGAGCAGCCTGCCGCGGGCTTCGGCGTCGGCCCGCAGGAAGCGCGCGAAGTCTCCTTGAGGAAGCAGCACGACCTGGCAGAACTGCTCGCGGCTCATCCCGAGGAGCTGGGTGATCTCCTCGCCGATCTCCTGGTGGGAGCGGCTGAGGTCCTTCCAGGAGCCCGCAGGCGCGTGGTACTCGCGCAGCCAGCTCTGGGCCTTCTCCGTCGTGGTGCCCGTGCCGCGTTTCTTGGGACGCGCGAAGGGCGGCTGCCGGGTGATCTCCAGCCGCCGTCCGGACACGGTGAGGTCGAGCGTCACCTCCGTACGGACGTCGGGGAGCGCGTGGTCGCTGCGCAGCGAGCCGCCCTGGCGGGCGCCCGGTACGGACCCGTACAGCGCGTAGCAGACGGCGTCCAGGACGGAGGTCTTGCCCGCGCCGGTGGGCCCGTGCAGCAGGAAGAGTCCGGCGGCCGACAGGTCGTCGAAGTCGACCTCCTGGGCGCCGCCGAAGGGCCCGAAGGCCGTGATGTGCAGGCGGTGCAGCCTCATCGGGTCCTCTCGAAGCGGTACGCGCGGCTGGGAGCGTTCCGGTCGTGTCCTGCGGTCACCGGGCGACCTCGCGGACCGTGTCGTCGGCGCGGACGGTGTCGAACGCGTCTTGCAGCACGGCCTGTTCGCGCTCGTCGGGGCCTGCGCCGCGCACATGGGCCACGAAGTCCTCGGCGATCTGCTGGTCGCTGCGGTCCGCGAGCCGCCTGGCGTAGGAGACGTCGGGGTCGTCGGGCGCCCGCTCGGGTTCGAAGACGAGGCTGAGGGTGTGCGGGAACCGTTCGGTGAGCCGGGCCATGGGGTCGGCGGGACGCACGGGGTCGGTGAGGGTCGCCTCGACCCACGCCTGTTCGTGGCGCGCCAGCTCCGGATCGGCGAGCAGTTCCTCCAGCTTTCCCCGGATACGGGCCAGCGCGCGCGGTACGGGGCAGTCGAGGCGTTCGGCCTCCACCGAGCCGTCGGCTCCCAGCTCGACCAGCCACGTGCTCTTGCGGTGGTCGGACTCCGAGAAGGAGTACGGCAGCGGGGAGCCCGAGTAGCGGACGCGCTCGGTGATCCGCTGGCTGCCGTGCAGATGGCCGAGCGCCACGTAGTCGACCCCGTCGAAGATCCCGGCGGGGACGGCGGCGACCCCGCCCACGGTGATGTCCCGCTCGCTGTCGCTGGCCTCGCCGCCCGTGACGAAGGCATGGGCGAGGACGACGGAACGGGTGCCCGGCGCGCGGGTGGCGAGGTCGGCGCGCACCCGGTCCATGGCGGCGGCGAGCACACTCTCGTGGCCCGCCTTCTCCACCCCGAACTCGTCCCGCACCAGGGCCGGTTCGAGATACGGCAGCCCGTAGAACGCCACGTCCCCGAAGGTGTCCGCCAGCAGCACCGGTGTGCCGCACGCCGAGGGCTCGGTCCGCAGGTGGATGCCCGCGCGGTCGATGAGTCCCGCGCCGACGCCGAGCCGGCGCGCGGAGTCGTGGTTGCCGGAGATCATCACCGTGGGCACGCCGAGGTCGGCGAGGCGGTGCAGCACGTCGTCGAAGAGCTCGACGGCGGCCAGCGGGGGCACGGCCCGGTCGTACACGTCCCCCGACACGACCACGGCGTCCACGGCGCGCTCACGCACGGTCGCGACGAGGTGACCGATGAAATCGGCCTGCGCCCCGAGCATGTTCACCCGGTGGAACGCCCGGCCCAGATGCCAGTCGGAGGTGTGCAGAATTCTCACGGCGCCGCTCCGACCTGCATTTTTCTCCCTACCCCGCCCCTGTGGTCCGCACGGAACCGGCACGGTCCTCGTTGTCAGCACGGACCACGCTAGCGCCCGTCGGCACCTGCTCCCTCACGGACCTCGTTCTTGGGGCCCGGTCGCCGCGATCCGTTCGAGGGCCGTCATGGGGGGGGCGGGCCTTCAGTGGGCCGACAGTCCGTGTTCCCGGAACTGGCCACGGACCCGTTCGGTCAGGGCCGCGTCCGGCACCGGGGTGTCCTTCAGCGGGAAGGGGATCCGCAGGGCTTCGTACTTCGCCGCGCCGAGCCGGTGGAAGGGCAGTACGTCCACGCGGTCGACGTTGTCGAGGCCGGCGGCGAAGCGGGCGAGGCCGTCGACCGCCTCGGGCTCGTCGGTCCAGCCGGGGACGAGGACGTACCGGAGCCAGACGGGGATGCCGAGCCGGTCCAGCCGCGTGGCGAAGCCGAGCGTGGGGGCGAGCTCGCCACTCGTCAGTGCGCGGTACGTGTTCACCTCGAAGGCCTTGATGTCCAGGAGCACCAGGTCGGTGTCGGCGAGCAGTTCGTCCGTGGCGCGGGCACCGAGGAAGCCGGAGGTGTCGAGCGCGGTGTGCAGCCCGGCCTGCTTGCACCGGCGCAGGACCGCACCCGTGAAGGCGGGCTGCAGCAGTGGCTCGCCGCCGGTGAGCGTCACCCCTCCCCCGGCCGTCGTGATGAATCCCCGGTACTTGTCGATCTCCGTCATCATCTCGTCGACAGTCACCTCCCGGCCGTCCCGCATGTGCCAGGTGTCGGGGTTCGCGCAGTACAGGCAGCGCAGCGGACAGCCGCTGGTGAAGAGGACGAACCGGGTCCCGGGACCGTCCACGCCGGTGGACAGGTCCCAGGAGTGGATCCGGCCGGTGACGCTCATCGGGCGTCGTGGAACGTGCGGCTGATCACGTCGAGCTGCTGCTCGCGGGTCAGCCGGACGAAGTTGACGGCGTATCCGGAGACGCGGATGGTCAGCTCGGGGTACTTGTCCGGGTGCTCCATCGCGTCCTCCAGCGTCGCCCGGTCCAGGACGTTGACGTTCATGTGGAAGCCGCCGGAGGCCGTGTAGGCGTCGAGGATGCCCACCAGATGACCGATCCGTTCGGCCGGCACGTGCCCCAGGCCCTCCGGCGTGATCGTCGTGGTCAGCGAGATGCCGTCGCGGGCCTGCTCGTAAGAAAGCTTGGCCACCGACAGCGCGGAGGCGGCCACGCCGTGACGGTCACGTCCGTTCATGGGGTTGGCGCCGGGCGCGAAGGGCTGTCCGGCGCGGCGGCCGTCGGGGGTGTTGCCGGTGTGCTTGCCGTAGACGACGTTCGAGGTGATGGTCAGCACCGACTGGGTGTGTTCGGCGTTCCGGTAGGCGGGGTGCTCGCGCACCTTGGCCATGAACGACTCCACCAGTGCGACGGCCATGGCGTCGGCGCGGTCGTCGTTGTTGCCGTAGGCCGGCCAGTCGCCCTCGGTCTCGTAGTCGACGGCCAGCCCGGTGGCGTCGCGGATCACCTTGACCCGGCCGTACCTGACGGCGGACAGGCTGTCGGTGACGACGGACAGGCCGGCGATGCCGCAGGCCATGAAGCGGTGCACCGGGTGGTCGTGCAGGGCCATCTCGACGCGCTCGTATGCGTACTTGTCGTGCATGAAGTGAATGACGTTCAACGTGTTGACGTAGACGCCCGCCAGCCAGTCCAGCATCCGGTCGTACGCCGCCGACAACTGCCTGTACTCCAGGTACTCTCCGGTCAGCGCGGGAGCCTCGGGCGCGACCTGTTCCCCGGTCACCTCGTCCCGGCCGCCGTTGATGGCGTACAGCAGCGCCTTGGCGAGGTTGACGCGTGCGCCGAAGAACTGCATCTGCCTGCCGACCGCCATCGCCGAGACACAGCAGGCGATCGCGGTGTCGTCGCCGGTGCGCGGTCGCGTCAGCTCGTCGGACTCGTACTGGACGGCGCTGGTGTCGATCGAGACCCGCGCGCAGAACTCCTTGAATCCGGCGGGCAGCCGGGGCGACCAGAGCACGGTCAGGTTGGGTTCCGGAGCCGGCCCGAGGTTGTACAGCGTCTGCAGGAAGCGGAAGGACGTACGAGTGACCAGTGGCCGCCCGTCGACACCGATGCCGCCGATCGTCTCGGTCACCCAGGTCGGGTCGCCGGAGAACAGCGCGTCGTACTCCGGGGTGCGCAGGAACCGTACGATGCGCAGTTTGATGACGAAGTCGTCGATCAGCTCCTGGGCCCGTTCCTCGTCGATCAGACCGTCCTCCAGGTCCCGTTGGAGGAAGACGTCCAGGAACGTGGAGGTGCGGCCCAGCGACATCGCGGCGCCGTTCTGCTCCTTCACCGCGGCCAGGAAGCCGAGGTAGAGCCACTGCACGGCCTCGTGGGCGGTGGCGGCCGGGCGGGTCACATCGCAGCCGTAGGTGGCGGCCATTTCCGCCAGTTCACCCAACGCCCGTATCTGCTCCGCCAGTTCCTCGCGGTCCCGGATGACGTCCGAGGTGGACGGTGCGTCGTCCAGCAGGGCGCGCTCGGCCTTCTTGGCCTCGGTCAGGCGGGCCGTGCCGTACAGCGCCACCCGCCGGTAGTCCCCGATGATCCGGCCGCGGCCGTAGGCGTCGGGCAGGCCGGTGATGATGCCCGCCTTGCGGGCGGCCCGCATCTCGGGCGTGTAGGCGTCGAAGACACCGTCGTTGTGGGTCTTGCGGTACGTCCCGAAGACCCGGGTGACGAACGGGTCGGCCTGGTAGCCGTACGCCTTCAGACTGCTCTGCACCATGCGCAGTCCGCCGTTGGGCATGATCGCCCGCCGCAGCGGAGCGTCGGTCTGCAGGCCGACGATCA
This sequence is a window from Streptomyces ortus. Protein-coding genes within it:
- a CDS encoding AAA family ATPase — protein: MRLHRLHITAFGPFGGAQEVDFDDLSAAGLFLLHGPTGAGKTSVLDAVCYALYGSVPGARQGGSLRSDHALPDVRTEVTLDLTVSGRRLEITRQPPFARPKKRGTGTTTEKAQSWLREYHAPAGSWKDLSRSHQEIGEEITQLLGMSREQFCQVVLLPQGDFARFLRADAEARGRLLGRLFDTQRFAAVEQRLAERRRTAETQVRAGDAELLADAHRMQQAAGDLVELPLPDLAPGEPRLAEAVLEWAAIHRSTAREWSTIAHRAQAATESAQAAAARVLEDVRDVARLQRRFAEAGERAARLAERSEVHREDRTRMDRARKAEAVAPALALREATEAEHRRAADAEARARARLSEAFSGAGTSTGAGTFAEAGATGLAAAARKAAEELGGLESARRGEQRLTQLADERTKLDRQERADEEVLRDAEQWLAGWETTKAGLQARIEAAQEAATRAEQLAVQREPARARLGAARLRDQLAGDTDEAHARVLAAREQAADARTHWLDLKEQRLKGIAAELAANLVTGAACAVCGATEHPAPARKVDGHVDQRAEDAALAAYQSADERRAEEERRLAVVREALAAATAEAGDTPTARLAEQAEELEALHAEARDAASGLHVAGEALRQAGHEHERRLAAHQEAAVRAASRSARRDALAREAATLEEELAQARGAASSVAARAAQLERQVSTLTEAADSARVAADTAQRLKDADARLADAAFRAGFDTPQAAAAALLDDVAHRELQRRLDTWQQEEATVRAVLAEAETAAAADLPPADVRAAEQSAAVAVRRMREAASVRDAAARRCTELDRLTHRATASVRRLGPLREEYDRVARLATLAAGTSADNERRMRLESYVLAARLEQVAAAASARLQRMSGGRYTLVHSDDRAGRGRSGLGLHVVDAWTGRERDTATLSGGETFFASLALALGLADVVTDEAGGVRLDTLFIDEGFGSLDDQTLDEVLDVLDSLRERDRSVGIVSHVADLRRRIHAQLEVVKGRSGSLVRQRVGDGG
- the pflA gene encoding pyruvate formate-lyase-activating protein, coding for MSVTGRIHSWDLSTGVDGPGTRFVLFTSGCPLRCLYCANPDTWHMRDGREVTVDEMMTEIDKYRGFITTAGGGVTLTGGEPLLQPAFTGAVLRRCKQAGLHTALDTSGFLGARATDELLADTDLVLLDIKAFEVNTYRALTSGELAPTLGFATRLDRLGIPVWLRYVLVPGWTDEPEAVDGLARFAAGLDNVDRVDVLPFHRLGAAKYEALRIPFPLKDTPVPDAALTERVRGQFREHGLSAH
- the pflB gene encoding formate C-acetyltransferase, producing MTAVVPTEVTASPESPESPDAWRGFAAGRWRERIDVRDFIQATYTPYEGDAAFLTGPTERTLAVWHKVAALFPEERRRGVLDVDPGTPSTITSHRTGYIDRTRELIVGLQTDAPLRRAIMPNGGLRMVQSSLKAYGYQADPFVTRVFGTYRKTHNDGVFDAYTPEMRAARKAGIITGLPDAYGRGRIIGDYRRVALYGTARLTEAKKAERALLDDAPSTSDVIRDREELAEQIRALGELAEMAATYGCDVTRPAATAHEAVQWLYLGFLAAVKEQNGAAMSLGRTSTFLDVFLQRDLEDGLIDEERAQELIDDFVIKLRIVRFLRTPEYDALFSGDPTWVTETIGGIGVDGRPLVTRTSFRFLQTLYNLGPAPEPNLTVLWSPRLPAGFKEFCARVSIDTSAVQYESDELTRPRTGDDTAIACCVSAMAVGRQMQFFGARVNLAKALLYAINGGRDEVTGEQVAPEAPALTGEYLEYRQLSAAYDRMLDWLAGVYVNTLNVIHFMHDKYAYERVEMALHDHPVHRFMACGIAGLSVVTDSLSAVRYGRVKVIRDATGLAVDYETEGDWPAYGNNDDRADAMAVALVESFMAKVREHPAYRNAEHTQSVLTITSNVVYGKHTGNTPDGRRAGQPFAPGANPMNGRDRHGVAASALSVAKLSYEQARDGISLTTTITPEGLGHVPAERIGHLVGILDAYTASGGFHMNVNVLDRATLEDAMEHPDKYPELTIRVSGYAVNFVRLTREQQLDVISRTFHDAR
- a CDS encoding exonuclease SbcCD subunit D, which produces MRILHTSDWHLGRAFHRVNMLGAQADFIGHLVATVRERAVDAVVVSGDVYDRAVPPLAAVELFDDVLHRLADLGVPTVMISGNHDSARRLGVGAGLIDRAGIHLRTEPSACGTPVLLADTFGDVAFYGLPYLEPALVRDEFGVEKAGHESVLAAAMDRVRADLATRAPGTRSVVLAHAFVTGGEASDSERDITVGGVAAVPAGIFDGVDYVALGHLHGSQRITERVRYSGSPLPYSFSESDHRKSTWLVELGADGSVEAERLDCPVPRALARIRGKLEELLADPELARHEQAWVEATLTDPVRPADPMARLTERFPHTLSLVFEPERAPDDPDVSYARRLADRSDQQIAEDFVAHVRGAGPDEREQAVLQDAFDTVRADDTVREVAR